The following are from one region of the Streptomyces changanensis genome:
- a CDS encoding DUF5719 family protein, which produces MNRSTLSLLAAATALAALTGVATLTAPAPDAATSAGAAPARLPVERSSLLCPAPSSSEVAETTYTSFTPAADDAPGGTAPGTGGADGAEVPDRAELKPSAAVQDTTAAPKKADARKADAEQADQAADTKKPPAAEKAVVTATEPGRPVAAQADGADAPALIGVASGRLAPGWTTQQTTLVPAGGARGLLGVGCSAPDTDFWFPGTSTAENRRDYVHLTNPDDAAAVVDVELFGPEGPLKSQLTDGIPVPARSSVPVLLSTLTADPATSDVTVHVTTRSGRVGAVVRSAVDQLGSDWLPASADPADTLVLPGIPADATSVQLIAYTPGEDDAEMKIQLVGATGTITPAVQQTIRVKSRMTASADLKGLTNGEAGALLLTPAQKGGATPVVAALRVIRGSGEKQEVAFIPATGPVGEQATVADNRAKGTTLSLTAPAGTAEVSVTASAGTEGGTPTTKTYTVKAGTTVSMTPPVPAGLKGSYALTVRTVSGGPVHAARMLALPQDGIAMFTVQTLADDRGRVAVPRAEQDLSVLED; this is translated from the coding sequence GTGAACCGCAGCACCCTCTCCCTCCTCGCGGCCGCGACGGCCCTGGCGGCCCTCACCGGGGTCGCCACGCTCACCGCGCCCGCCCCCGACGCCGCCACCTCCGCCGGCGCGGCGCCCGCCCGGCTGCCCGTCGAGCGCAGCAGCCTGCTGTGCCCCGCGCCGAGCTCCTCCGAGGTCGCCGAGACGACGTACACGTCCTTCACCCCCGCCGCCGACGACGCCCCCGGCGGCACGGCACCCGGCACGGGCGGGGCCGACGGGGCGGAGGTGCCGGACCGGGCCGAACTGAAGCCGTCCGCCGCCGTCCAGGACACGACCGCCGCCCCCAAGAAGGCCGACGCGCGGAAGGCGGACGCCGAGCAGGCCGACCAGGCGGCCGACACCAAGAAGCCGCCGGCCGCCGAGAAGGCCGTCGTCACCGCCACCGAACCCGGCAGGCCCGTCGCGGCGCAGGCGGACGGCGCCGACGCGCCCGCCCTCATCGGCGTCGCCTCCGGCCGCCTCGCCCCCGGCTGGACCACCCAGCAGACGACGCTCGTCCCGGCCGGCGGCGCGCGCGGCCTGCTCGGCGTCGGCTGCTCGGCGCCCGACACCGACTTCTGGTTCCCCGGCACGTCCACCGCCGAGAACCGCCGCGACTACGTCCACCTCACCAACCCCGACGACGCCGCCGCCGTCGTCGACGTCGAGCTGTTCGGGCCCGAGGGCCCCCTCAAGTCGCAGCTCACCGACGGCATCCCCGTCCCCGCCCGCTCCAGCGTCCCCGTCCTGCTGTCGACGCTGACCGCCGACCCGGCCACCTCCGACGTCACGGTCCACGTCACCACCCGCAGCGGCCGCGTCGGCGCCGTCGTCCGCTCCGCCGTCGACCAGCTCGGCAGCGACTGGCTGCCCGCCTCCGCCGACCCGGCCGACACGCTCGTCCTGCCCGGCATCCCCGCCGACGCCACGTCCGTCCAGCTCATCGCCTACACACCGGGCGAGGACGACGCCGAGATGAAGATCCAGCTGGTCGGCGCGACCGGCACGATCACCCCCGCCGTCCAGCAGACGATCCGCGTCAAGTCACGGATGACCGCCTCCGCCGACCTCAAGGGCCTCACCAACGGCGAGGCCGGCGCGCTGCTGCTCACCCCCGCCCAGAAGGGCGGGGCCACGCCCGTCGTCGCCGCGCTCCGTGTGATCCGGGGCTCCGGCGAGAAGCAGGAGGTCGCGTTCATCCCGGCGACCGGCCCGGTGGGGGAGCAGGCGACCGTCGCGGACAACCGCGCCAAGGGCACCACCCTCTCGCTCACCGCGCCCGCCGGGACCGCCGAGGTCTCGGTGACGGCGTCGGCCGGCACCGAGGGCGGCACGCCCACGACCAAGACGTACACGGTGAAGGCCGGCACCACCGTGTCCATGACGCCGCCCGTGCCGGCCGGGCTCAAGGGCTCCTACGCCCTGACCGTCCGGACCGTCTCCGGCGGCCCCGTGCACGCGGCGCGCATGCTGGCCCTGCCGCAGGACGGCATCGCGATGTTCACCGTCCAGACCCTCGCCGACGACCGCGGCAGGGTGGCCGTCCCGCGCGCGGAACAGGACCTGTCGGTCCTGGAGGACTGA